In Drosophila willistoni isolate 14030-0811.24 chromosome XR unlocalized genomic scaffold, UCI_dwil_1.1 Seg144, whole genome shotgun sequence, one DNA window encodes the following:
- the LOC6639256 gene encoding uncharacterized protein LOC6639256, translating to MPSQWVRKGGNGSGDKSTGGELDIIPYDLNNKYVQFVILILACTILGCARINASYAPGTVVDIQLGEAEVEQFKYIPTRDGYEFGYTLPNGAHRDEVAKVLSGTSAAKDLENANELARNHRPSRTQGLKNRKLSGKSLSSLAG from the exons ATGCCTTCACAATGGGTAAGGAAAGGAGGCAATGGCAGTGGAGATAAGTCAACTGGTGGTGAATTGGACATTATTCCATACGATCTTAATAACAAATATGTGCAGTTTGTTATACTTATTCTGGCCTGCACGATATTGGGTTGTGCTCGTATAAATGCCTCCTATGCACCTGGCACCGTTGTGGACATACAATTGGGCGAAGCCGAGGTTgaacaattcaaatatataCCAACACGAGATGGCTATGAATTTGG TTATACTCTTCCCAATGGCGCTCATCGGGATGAGGTGGCCAAAGTTCTTAGTGGCACATCGGCAGCTAAAGATCTGGAGAACGCAAATGAATTGGCTAGAAATCATCGCCCCTCACGTACCCAGGGTCTGAAGAATCGCAAACTTTCTGGCAAATCCTTATCCTCGTTGGCCGGTTAA